A single Paenibacillus kribbensis DNA region contains:
- a CDS encoding DUF5984 family protein — MRTFGDQNIFAIHYEFVNNPFNESSLIGETWGKFQLFVHGIDVCQYKRENSVTTFQWNLIYIVEWLSENLKHILTDEAFPLPVAGQNSLELMDHCLLFESDDDDEFDAWFDTKQEWEFKHSWFSNRAGSFLPDVFFRRVKDDIEIAWNNESTYSSEGVTFINPTGTEYIPIDEFNSIVKKFIGDFSDRLLLNSKNKSDAEEVCQKIKDLIE; from the coding sequence TTGAGAACATTTGGAGATCAAAACATATTTGCTATCCATTATGAGTTTGTTAATAATCCTTTTAATGAAAGTAGTTTAATTGGTGAAACATGGGGAAAATTTCAATTGTTTGTTCATGGAATAGATGTTTGTCAGTATAAGAGAGAAAACAGCGTAACAACCTTTCAATGGAATCTAATATATATTGTTGAATGGTTAAGTGAAAATCTTAAGCATATTTTAACCGATGAAGCATTTCCTCTCCCTGTTGCAGGGCAAAACTCTCTTGAGCTTATGGATCATTGTTTACTGTTTGAGTCAGACGATGACGATGAATTTGATGCATGGTTCGATACGAAGCAAGAATGGGAATTTAAACACTCATGGTTCTCAAATAGGGCAGGATCATTCTTGCCGGACGTGTTTTTCAGGAGGGTTAAGGATGACATAGAGATTGCATGGAATAATGAATCGACATATTCATCGGAGGGTGTCACTTTTATAAATCCGACAGGAACTGAATATATTCCTATTGACGAGTTTAATTCTATCGTAAAAAAATTTATAGGAGATTTTTCGGATCGTCTTCTGCTTAATTCTAAAAATAAAAGCGATGCCGAGGAAGTATGCCAAAAAATAAAGGACTTGATCGAGTAG
- a CDS encoding WXG100 family type VII secretion target — MGRIMVPPEKLIEVADRFLQGKHEMERMLNSLNKQITFVQDGWSGATKEKFFHDFQIAQQSMSVTLAGLYNVSQQLIFISKSFAQVDGEQVVLDIPGSGLPAQTESNGEQWWKKVGDQFNELVDDVTDGAVDVAHKVGNEIEYAVDVGKEFVLGSSAAFTEDLSLGILHKDYDSNHPFANVLGGLAGHTLSSVLGVLGTVVGGAGEVGSFALDFTGIGAIVGVPAGVVSAGMMAAGSSLAFKGISGGFEQTKDMYQMMKDKDSKALEPSKPSDVKTENTTNIEGAEATTRTYEPSPKHDPQSGWGSPNPIPDAKTGQNLLDTAYSSSKNKQLYNIYEGKLVKFQPDGETGWHPYEVTNPAKEVPADVLRQLLKDGKITRVEYNKLLKNK; from the coding sequence ATGGGCAGAATCATGGTCCCACCTGAAAAGCTTATAGAAGTAGCTGATCGTTTTTTGCAAGGGAAGCACGAGATGGAGCGTATGCTTAATTCTTTGAATAAGCAGATTACATTTGTCCAAGATGGCTGGTCTGGCGCTACCAAGGAGAAATTCTTCCATGATTTTCAGATAGCGCAACAATCTATGAGTGTGACATTAGCAGGATTATACAATGTATCACAGCAATTGATATTTATTTCAAAAAGCTTCGCTCAAGTTGATGGGGAGCAGGTGGTACTAGATATACCAGGAAGCGGCTTACCTGCCCAAACGGAATCTAACGGAGAACAGTGGTGGAAAAAAGTTGGAGATCAGTTCAATGAACTGGTGGATGATGTTACAGATGGTGCAGTGGACGTGGCACATAAAGTAGGCAATGAAATTGAATATGCGGTAGATGTGGGAAAGGAGTTTGTGTTGGGTTCATCCGCAGCTTTTACAGAGGATTTATCGCTTGGCATCCTTCACAAGGATTACGACTCCAATCATCCGTTTGCGAATGTGTTAGGGGGGCTCGCAGGACACACCCTTTCTTCCGTTCTAGGTGTTCTAGGGACAGTAGTAGGCGGGGCAGGAGAAGTAGGTTCATTCGCTTTGGACTTTACTGGAATTGGCGCGATCGTCGGCGTACCCGCAGGTGTAGTCTCGGCAGGCATGATGGCGGCGGGAAGCAGTCTGGCCTTTAAGGGTATCAGCGGAGGCTTCGAGCAGACGAAAGATATGTACCAGATGATGAAGGATAAAGATAGCAAAGCCCTTGAACCTTCCAAACCCTCAGATGTGAAAACAGAAAACACAACGAATATTGAAGGAGCTGAAGCTACAACCAGAACATATGAACCTAGCCCTAAACATGACCCGCAAAGTGGGTGGGGGAGTCCAAACCCAATTCCAGATGCTAAAACAGGACAAAATTTGTTAGATACGGCTTATTCATCATCAAAAAATAAACAATTATACAATATCTATGAAGGTAAACTTGTTAAGTTTCAGCCAGATGGTGAAACAGGCTGGCATCCTTATGAAGTTACGAATCCTGCTAAGGAGGTTCCTGCGGATGTATTGAGACAGTTGCTTAAAGACGGTAAGATTACGAGAGTAGAATACAATAAGCTATTAAAGAACAAGTGA
- a CDS encoding DUF1232 domain-containing protein, producing the protein MSDEKRNAILGETLLSLLKERSLSMRKLSAATGIDTATISRIVNGKQRAKPEHLEAFALHLDVPSAPLFQAAGYGAPASSIHQNQPNDIYSSINSIKEILQASNLMDHQFTAELVQKELSKYEPYVLTEEGARIIHNDFHGKVKSVNGAGPFIEELKRMYQLYSSENITPEERSILGSGLLYFVSATDIIPDYVFPLGYLDDAIAVQIVLDRLEDTRNNKPQP; encoded by the coding sequence ATGTCTGATGAGAAGAGAAACGCCATACTGGGCGAAACACTGCTCTCCTTGCTGAAAGAACGTTCTTTGTCTATGCGAAAGCTAAGCGCCGCTACCGGCATTGATACGGCCACGATATCGCGGATCGTTAACGGGAAGCAAAGAGCCAAGCCTGAACATCTGGAAGCTTTTGCCCTTCATCTTGATGTTCCTTCCGCTCCACTCTTCCAAGCTGCTGGTTATGGTGCTCCCGCTTCCTCTATTCACCAGAACCAGCCAAATGATATCTACTCCTCCATCAACAGCATTAAAGAAATTCTTCAAGCCTCCAACCTCATGGACCACCAGTTTACTGCCGAGCTGGTTCAGAAAGAACTGAGCAAATACGAGCCCTATGTCCTAACCGAAGAAGGAGCGCGGATTATCCACAATGATTTTCACGGTAAAGTAAAAAGCGTCAACGGGGCGGGACCGTTCATTGAGGAGCTCAAGAGAATGTATCAGCTCTACAGTAGCGAAAACATCACCCCGGAGGAGCGCTCGATCCTCGGCAGCGGCTTGTTGTACTTCGTCTCCGCCACAGATATCATCCCCGATTATGTATTTCCATTAGGTTATCTGGATGATGCGATTGCCGTGCAAATCGTACTGGATCGCCTCGAAGATACGAGGAACAACAAGCCCCAACCGTGA
- the ytaF gene encoding sporulation membrane protein YtaF, which produces MAAWLVIFGFAISSSLDNLGVGISYGIRGIRINYLSNLIIAVICFILSMIGIISGQWLAKILPGVLPVLIGALLLFIVGARIILLAVPRKKQESSQDGEEEAASGGSLEGILQNPETVDKDKSGSIGYLEAVVLGVALAANAVTNGIGAGLMGMSPLAISLTAAIGSYITVWLGMILGQKMSAIRIGSFTLGQFSTVLSGVIIILIACNSFFK; this is translated from the coding sequence ATGGCTGCTTGGCTTGTAATTTTTGGCTTTGCCATATCATCCAGTCTGGATAATTTGGGTGTTGGAATATCTTATGGGATTCGGGGTATTCGTATTAACTATTTATCAAATTTAATCATTGCGGTTATCTGTTTTATTCTTAGCATGATAGGGATCATATCCGGTCAGTGGCTGGCGAAGATTCTTCCGGGCGTATTACCCGTCCTGATTGGAGCGTTATTGCTGTTCATTGTCGGTGCCCGCATCATTCTGCTGGCAGTACCGCGTAAGAAGCAGGAATCCAGCCAGGACGGTGAAGAGGAGGCTGCGTCGGGCGGATCACTCGAAGGAATTCTGCAAAACCCCGAAACCGTGGATAAAGACAAATCAGGCTCTATAGGTTACCTTGAGGCAGTGGTGCTGGGGGTTGCACTTGCCGCTAATGCCGTTACGAATGGGATCGGTGCAGGCCTGATGGGAATGTCACCACTTGCGATCTCTCTGACTGCGGCAATCGGCAGTTATATCACGGTCTGGCTAGGTATGATCCTGGGACAAAAAATGTCGGCGATTCGCATCGGTTCCTTCACATTAGGTCAGTTCAGCACGGTCTTAAGCGGAGTTATCATTATTTTGATTGCTTGCAATTCTTTCTTTAAGTAA